In one Brassica oleracea var. oleracea cultivar TO1000 chromosome C9, BOL, whole genome shotgun sequence genomic region, the following are encoded:
- the LOC106314111 gene encoding late embryogenesis abundant protein D-34-like: MCLRETITIGEALDATVLTAGNKPVEWSDAAAIQAAEVRATGRTNIMPGGVAASAQSAATLNARANSEDDKTTLAVVLTVRGGARSKLLSDKPATRKDAEGVTGAEMRNDPHLTTYPTGVAASVAAAAAARINQAK; encoded by the exons ATGTGTTTGCGTG AAACCATAACGATCGGAGAGGCTCTAGACGCGACGGTTCTCACGGCAGGGAATAAACCGGTAGAGTGGAGTGATGCAGCCGCGATACAAGCGGCTGAGGTTAGAGCCACGGGAAGGACCAACATCATGCCCGGTGGTGTTGCCGCCTCGGCTCAATCTGCTGCCACTCTCAATGCTAGAGCTAACTCCGAGGACGACAAGACTACGCTCGCGGTTGTTCTCACTGTGA GGGGGGGGGCAAGAAGCAAGTTACTATCAGACAAACCCGCCACGAGGAAGGACGCAGAGGGAGTGACAGGTGCGGAGATGAGGAACGATCCTCACCTCA CAACATACCCAACCGGTGTGGCCGCCTCTGTAGCTGCAGCTGCAGCTGCTCGGATTAATCAAGCCAAGTGA
- the LOC106313623 gene encoding transmembrane protein adipocyte-associated 1: MRFLEELPLSPSLISHLNPNSTAKGYGGGWVDRCHGFLHNTVLVAASLFFVAYLAYEARKSFSKLSNRRSFIMIGYYGSLWLVSLLNLAWCCLQGWECTPGKEVAWNLLTLFTTSGMLFLEVSLVAFLFQGNYASGAEALTRTFLISGFVIALDLLLKAIYVFGFGVSLFIDNNENVQKYKWGLWVIHKLLLTGVYGMIFSMYNSSWRERLPARPAFYKYITIMFALYGLYLVASAFSANGAHFGFWLYGVMSVCYHALYLPLLYVTFLADFFQEEDLNLENVYYSEMKDAGFFDADWE; this comes from the exons ATGCGATTCCTCGAGGAACTACCGCTGTCTCCTTCTCTGATTTCACACCTAAACCCTAATTCAACCGCCAAAGGCTACGGCGGCGGATGGGTCGATAGGTGCCATGGGTTTCTCCACAACACGGTTCTCGTCGCTGCTTCTCTCTTCTTCGTGGCGTACCTAGCTTACGAGGCGAGGAAGAGCTTCTCCAAGCTCTCGAATCGGAGATCTTTCATCATGATCGGTTACTACGGCTCTCTTTGGCTCGTTAGCTTGCTCAATCTTGCTTGGTGCTGCCTCCAG GGTTGGGAATGCACTCCTGGGAAGGAAGTAGCTTGGAACCTGTTGACTTTGTTCACAACATCTGGAATGCTGTTCCTGGAAGTAAGCTTGGTGGCGTTTCTCTTCCAAGGAAACTATGCAAGCGGCGCAGAAGCGTTAACTAGAACTTTCCTTATCTCAGGGTTCGTTATAGCTCTCGATTTGCTTCTCAAG GCGATTTATGTCTTTGGATTTGGTGTGTCATTGTTCATTGACAACAATGAGAATGTACAAAAGTACAAATGGGGATTATGGGTCATTCACAAGCTTTTACTCACTGGCGTTTATGGGATGATATTTTCGATGTACAACTCTAGCTGGAGAGAAAGATTACCTG CAAGGCCTGCATTTTACAAGTACATAACCATCATGTTCGCCTTGTATGGACTCTACCTAGTTGCATCAGCGTTTTCTGCAAACGGCGCTCATTTTGGATTCTG GCTGTATGGGGTCATGAGTGTCTGCTACCACGCGTTATACCTTCCTCTTCTTTACGTTACTTTTCTCGCAGATTTTTTCCAG GAAGAAGATCTAAACTTGGAGAATGTATACTACTCAGAGATGAAGGATGCTGGCTTTTTCGATGCTGATTGGGAATAG
- the LOC106317909 gene encoding sodium/hydrogen exchanger 1-like yields MTPLLDSLSASDHASVVSLNLFVALLCACIVLGHLLEENRWMNESITALLIGLATGVVILLISNGKSSHLLVFSEDLFFIYLLPPIIFNAGFQVKKKQFFRNFVTIMLFGAIGTVVSCTVITLGVTQFFKKLDIGTFDLGDYLAIGAIFAATDSVCTLQVLNQDETPLLYSLVFGEGVVNDATSVVVFNAIQSFDLTHLNHEAAFRLLGNFFYLFLLSTLLGVATGLISAYVIKKLYFGRHSTDREVALMMLMAYLSYMLAELFDLSGILTVFFCGIVMSHYTWHNVTESSRITTKHAFATLSFLAETFIFLYVGMDALDIDKWRSVSDSPGTSVAVSSILIGLLMLGRAAFVFPLSFLSNLAKKNQSEKIDFKMQVVIWWSGLMRGAVSMALAYNKFTRAGKTDLRGNAIMITSTITVCLFSTVVFGMLTKPLIRFLLPHQKATTSFLSDGNTPKSIQIPLIDQDSFIEFPGNHNVPRPDSIRGFLTRPTRTVHYYWRQFDDSFMRPVFGGRGFVPFVPGSPTEREPPTDLSRA; encoded by the exons ATGACACCACTTTTGGATTCTTTGTCGGCCTCTGATCACGCCTCTGTGGTCTCACTCAATCTCTTTGTTGCACTTCTTTGTGCTTGTATTGTCCTTGGCCATCTTCTGGAAGAGAACCGATGGATGAACGAATCCATCACCGCCTTATTGATT GGGCTGGCTACTGGTGTTGTCATTTTGTTGATTAGTAATGGCAAAAGCTCACATCTTCTGGTCTTCAGTGAAGATCTTTTCTTCATATATCTTTTGCCACCCATTATATTCAATGCTGG GTTTCAAGTGAAAAAGAAACAGTTTTTCCGCAACTTTGTGACTATTATGCTCTTTGGTGCTATTGGAACTGTTGTCTCTTGCACTGTCATAACACTAG GTGTAACGCAGTTCTTTAAGAAACTGGACATTGGGACCTTTGACTTGGGTGATTATCTTG CAATCGGTGCTATATTTGCTGCAACAGATTCCGTGTGCACACTTCAG GTTCTGAATCAAGACGAGACACCTTTGCTTTACAGTCTTGTATTCGGAGAAGGTGTTGTGAATGACGCCACATCAGTTGTTGTCTTCAACGCGATTCAGAGCTTTGACCTCACCCACCTTAACCATGAAGCTGCTTTTCGACTTCTTGGGAACTTTTTCTATCTGTTTCTCCTCAGCACCTTGCTTGGTGTTGCG ACTGGTCTAATAAGTGCATATGTCATCAAAAAGCTATACTTCGGAAG ACACTCCACTGACCGAGAGGTTGCCCTCATGATGCTTATGGCGTATCTTTCTTATATGCTTGCTGAG CTTTTCGACTTGAGTGGTATTCTCACTGTGTTCTTCTGTGGTATTGTCATGTCTCATTACACCTGGCACAACGTAACCGAGAGCTCAAGAATCACTACCAA GCACGCCTTTGCAACACTGTCGTTTCTTGCGGAGACGTTTATCTTCTTGTATGTCGGAATGGATGCCTTGGACATTGACAAGTGGAGATCCGTGAGTGACAGCCCGGGAACATCTGTGGCAGTGAGCTCGATCCTAATAGGTTTGCTCATGCTTGGAAGAGCAGCGTTCGTCTTTCCCTTGTCGTTTCTTTCAAACTTAGCTAAGAAGAACCAAAGCGAAAAAATCGACTTCAAGATGCAA GTTGTGATTTGGTGGTCTGGTCTCATGAGAGGTGCTGTATCAATGGCTCTTGCATACAACAAG TTTACAAGGGCTGGGAAAACGGATTTGCGAGGGAATGCAATCATGATCACCAGTACTATAACCGTCTGTCTCTTTAGCACTGTG GTGTTTGGTATGTTGACAAAACCGCTAATAAGATTCCTATTGCCGCACCAGAAAGCGACCACTAGCTTTTTATCTGATGGCAACACGCCAAAGTCCATCCAGATCCCTTTGATAGACCAAGACTCGTTCATTGAGTTTCCAGGGAACCACAACGTGCCTAGGCCAGATAGTATACGTGGCTTCTTGACACGGCCCACTAGGACAGTGCACTACTACTGGAGACAGTTTGATGACTCCTTCATGAGGCCTGTGTTTGGAGGCCGTGGCTTTGTCCCCTTCGTCCCTGGCTCTCCGACTGAGAGAGAACCTCCTACTGATCTCAGTAGAGCTTGA
- the LOC106317907 gene encoding pre-rRNA-processing protein TSR2 homolog, translating into MESRPSGPVVLTAEEKAVLNEGIGLILSRWTAMRAAVDNGWGGRDSHLKAERTVSNVLDYFIRLKDPTMGFDGLADILESGLNELNTVADDGSLEEVTETLLDLYYECLEGNYQRVEKLRVTSSQTSAKVVKVSNGNDEDGDDEESDDEDDDDEDTQMSNDQSTDMMVDAAEDCSNGKPEAMPVDEPKADDGWTVVPSRKNKGKRN; encoded by the exons ATGGAATCGAGACCTAGTGGACCAGTGGTGTTGACGGCGGAGGAGAAGGCCGTTCTGAACGAAGGAATTGGTTTGATACTTTCACGGTGGACAGCCATGAGAGCCGCCGTCGATAACGGCTGGGGCGGCCGAGATTCTCATCTGAAAGCTGAACGCACCGTTTCCAATGTTCTCGATTACTTCATCCGTTTAAAAG ATCCAACGATGGGCTTTGATGGGTTAGCTGATATTCTAGAGAGTGGTCTTAATGAGCTTAACACTGTGGCTGATGATGGAAGCCTTGAGGAG GTGACAGAGACGTTGCTAGATTTGTATTATGAATGCCTCGAAGGCAACTACCAAAGGGTTGAGAAACTGAGGGTGACTAGCTCTCAGACTAGTGCAAAAGTTGTCAAG GTTTCAAACGGTAACGATGAGGATGGGGATGATGAGGAGAGCGATGATGAAGATGATGATGATGAGGATACACAGATGAGCAATGATCAAAGCACAGACATGATGGTGGATGCAGCTGAGGACTGCTCAAACGGGAAACCAGAAGCCATGCCGGTTGATGAACCAAAAGCTGATGATGGCTGGACGGTTGTTCCAAGTAGAAAAAACAAGGGCAAGAGGAATTAA
- the LOC106314112 gene encoding LOW QUALITY PROTEIN: acyl carrier protein 5, chloroplastic (The sequence of the model RefSeq protein was modified relative to this genomic sequence to represent the inferred CDS: deleted 2 bases in 2 codons) has translation KQATTTRFCFQKPASIFNNGKANLSFTLQRPIPARLVLSCSVKQETVEKVLEIVKKQLSLAEDQKVTAGTKFTELGLIADSLDTVEIVMGLEEEFGITMAEERAKEIATVQHAAELIEELIQQKTA, from the exons AAACAGGCTACAACAACAAGATTCTGTTTCCAGAAACCGGCTTCCATTTTCAACAATGGAAAGGCTAATCTCTCATTCACTCTTCAACGTCCCATCCCTGCTCGCCTTGTGTTATCTTGTTCA GTGAAGCAAGAGACAGTGGAGAAAGTG CTTGAGATTGTGAAGAAGCAATTGTCTCTCGCCGAGGATCAAAAAGTAACAGCAGGAACCAAGTTTACCGAACTTGGA CTGATTGCTGATTCTCTTGACACC GTTGAGATAGTGATGGGTTTGGAGGAAGAGTTCGGGATAACAATGGCGGAAGAAAGAGCAAAGGAGATTGCAACAGTCCAGCACGCTGCTGAACTAATTGAAGAACTCATCCAACAGAAAACCGCTTAA
- the LOC106317908 gene encoding probable nucleolar protein 5-1, whose amino-acid sequence MLLLFETPAGFAVFKVLDEGKLSNVEDLGNVFSSAESARKMVKLKAFDKFDNTSEALEAVAKLLEGTPSKGLRKFLKANCEGETLAVADSKLGNIIKEKLKIDCVHNNAVMELLRGVRSQLTELISGLGDQDLAPMSLGLSHSLARYKLKFSSDKVDTMIIQAIGLLDDLDKELNTYAMRVREWYGWHFPELAKIISDNILYAKSVKLMGNRINAAKLDFSEILADEVEAELKEAAVISMGTEVSDLDLMHIRELCDQVLSLAEYRAQLYDYLKSRMNTIAPNLTSLVGELVGARLISHGGSLLNLSKQPGSTIQILGAEKALFRALKTKHATPKYGLIYHASVVGQAAPKHKGKISRSLAAKAALAIRCDALGDGEDNSMGVENRLKLEARLRSLEGKDLGRLSGSAKGKPKVEVYDKDKKSGSGGLITPAKTYNTAADSLIGQTSKAEESVKEKKDKKKKKKKADAEEEEEAKTEEPSKKKSKKKKAEVEPETEEPKTEEPSKKKKKRKHEEEETEMPAKKKEKKDKKKKKSEA is encoded by the exons ATGCTCCTACTGTTTGAGACGCCAGCTGGTTTCGCCGTATTTAAAGTATTAGATGAAGGAAAGCTATCTAACGTTGAG GATTTGGGTAATGTGTTCTCGTCTGCAGAGTCTGCCCGAAAG ATGGTAAAGCTCAAGGCTTTTGACAAGTTTGACAACACCTCCGAAGCTCTTGAGGCCGTTGCCAAGCTCCTTGAAGGAACTCCCAGCAAGGGTCTCCGCAAGTTTCTGAAAGCCAACTGCGAAGGCGAAACCTTAGCCGTTGCTGACTCAAAGCTCGGAAACATCATCAAGGAGAAACTG AAAATAGACTGTGTCCACAACAATGCTGTCATGGAGTTGTTAAGAGGAGTGAGAAGCCAGCTCACCGAACTCATCTCCGGACTGGGAGACCAAGACTTGGCTCCGATGAGCCTGGGGCTGTCTCACAGCCTCGCGAGATACAAGCTAAAGTTCAGCTCCGACAAGGTTGATACCATGATCATCCAAGCGATTGGTCTGCTTGACGACCTTGACAAGGAGCTCAACACTTACGCTATGAGGGTTCGTGAATGGTACGGCTGGCATTTCCCAGAGCTCGCCAAGATCATCAGCGACAACATCCTCTACGCCAAGTCTGTGAAGCTAATGGGGAACAGAATCAATGCAGCGAAGCTAGACTTCTCTGAG ATACTGGCTGATGAGGTTGAAGCTGAGCTTAAAGAGGCTGCTGTGATTTCCATGGGAACTGAAGTCAGCGACCTTGATTTGATGCACATCAGGGAGCTTTGTGATCAGGTTCTGTCTCTTGCTGAGTACAGAGCTCAGCTTTATGACTACCTGAAGAGCAGGATGAACACTATCGCTCCGAACCTGACTAGTCTTGTCGGTGAGCTTGTTGGTGCTCGTTTAATCTCTCACGGTGGGAGTTTGTTGAACCTCTCGAAGCAGCCTGGGAGCACTATTCAGATTCTTGGAGCTGAGAAGGCTTTGTTCAGAGCGCTAAAGACCAAACACGCCACTCCTAAGTATGGTCTGATCTACCATGCGTCTGTGGTTGGTCAGGCTGCGCCTAAGCACAAGGGTAAAATCTCGCGGTCGCTGGCTGCGAAAGCTGCGCTTGCTATCCGTTGCGATGCTCTTGGCGATGGTGAGGACAACAGTATGGGAGTTGAGAACCGTTTGAAG CTTGAAGCGAGGTTGAGAAGTCTTGAAGGGAAAGATCTAGGACGTCTCTCTGGCTCAGCTAAAGGCAAGCCAAAGGTTGAGGTTTATGATAAGGATAAGAAGAGTGGATCTGGTGGTCTGATCACTCCTGCTAAG ACTTACAACACTGCTGCGGATTCTCTTATTGGACAAACTTCCAAAGCTGAGGAGAGTGTGAAAGAGAAGAAGGATAAAAAGAAGAAGAAGAAGAAGGCTGATGCAGAGGAGGAAGAAGAAGCCAAGACTGAGGAGCCATCAAAGAAGAAGTCTAAGAAGAAGAAGGCTGAAGTAGAGCCTGAGACCGAAGAGCCCAAAACCGAGGAGCCTTCAAAGAAGAAGAAGAAGAGGAAGCACGAGGAAGAAGAAACCGAAATGCCTGCTAAGAAGAAAGAGAAGAAGGATAAGAAGAAAAAGAAGAGTGAGGCTTGA